Sequence from the Helianthus annuus cultivar XRQ/B chromosome 13, HanXRQr2.0-SUNRISE, whole genome shotgun sequence genome:
CCTTTAATCTAACAGTCATGTGCTAGTTTATAATTAACGTTAGCGTTAGTATTATTAATAACATTTTTTGAAACCTGTCATGAAGCCTTTAATCTAACAGTCATGTGCTAGTTTATAATTAAAGTTAGCGTTAGTATTATTAATAACATTTTCTATCTCGGTATATGTCACAGGTGCGAGGAACGTATTCAGAAGATCCAGACAGTTAAAATGATGGAAGGCATGTTCCTATGTGCAGTCCCTCTTTGTCTAAAATCCTTTTTAAATAAAGATGATTTTAAGGCCCATGTTCATGCTTATCACCCGGATCTTCGCAATTCAAAGCCTCAAAAGGATGGAAACGAGCCTGTGGCCGCAAACACCAAAGAACTAAAATCTTCTGACTCAACAGTTCAACCCACAATCCCAAGGCCAGCCCAAGATGGCGAAGACCGCACCCAATGGTCCCTACCCCAACCTCTAGCCCCTATTAGGCCACTCATGCAACCAAACCCAAAGCCAAACCCACCAATTGCTTTGGATCGGCCAAATCTAACACACATGCAGCAACCGAATTTTGAATACCCTGTGACTGGCCTCCAGCCATCTGCTTTTGTAGTACCAAATGTAATGGGTCCTGGTTCATTTGGTCAACCATTTTATGTGGGTCAACAGGTTCCAGAAGCAGgtgtgcaacaagggtcgttatTGGGTTATCCTCAACTGCTGAATTTTGGACCAAATGGTCAAGTGTTTGATCCTTCTATGACTATGAATCAAGTTGGTTTCCTTCAAGGAGGTCCACCATCACAAGGGATGAATGCTAATGATGGAAGGGGTGCCAGCATCTTGGCTGCAAACCAGTCACCAGCGGCGCCACTACCTCCGCCATTTGGCGATTCCCATGTTGGCGATACGAATCACCATGGACAAGCGGCAACAAGATAAGCGTGACAGTTTGGCAAACAGTTAAGATTAATGAGGTGTTTTTGAGTTGATTACCTACCTGTTTAATTACTACATTTTGAGACGTTCATTAAGCTGTTGTTTTTTTACATGATCATGACTTTGGATTGTATTGAACAGCTTGTGGTTTTTTTATATGATCATGACTTTGGATTGTATTGAACAGTTTGTGATGATGGGTGATTTTTGCATTTTGGTTAAATGCTTCATGCAAACATGTCTCTAATCTTTGTGGTCATTTTCTTTTCCTATAATCTGTATTGACTCATGTTCTTTTTGAGGCTGTTTATTAACCTGTTATTTTTAACAGTATTCTTTGTGCAAACATGTCTCACCCTTTTAGCTATCATACCTTGAGTCCTGGACCATGTCGAGAATACAAGGGCACGAGCCTTAGAACAGTTACACAAGTCGTTTCCTAGACTTTTTTTAACACTCGAAATGATCCAACTTTTCAAACTTTCAAGAACTGTTATCAAAGTCATATAACTGCGTAAGCATGTAGCATTTTTTTGGGTCAAAATCAATCAAGTAATCAGTTTTGAAAGGCACACTTGTTGTAGTAAAGATTACCACAGTCCAGTGACCAAATTAGAAATGTAAGTTGTTTACTTTCTTTATGACTTCACATTGGGCTGTCCCCAAAAACTCTTAAAAAAGTTAGGCACTGGACGATATAAAAAACCGAACCCAAAATTGTGGTTAGACCAGGCTCGTGGTTGGGCCAATCATGAGCAAACTACTGGCCCTCCTTTTCATTGTATTGCAATCTTGGCTGGTCCGTGTGGAGCTTCATTTTGTGATAATCACGGAAACTAGCCGTCTTACCCAATcccattttttatgtttttcaattCCAAACCTATTTTACCCAACTTTCATGCTTCACAACTATACAATTTTACCCAACTTTTAGGCTTTGATGACGTGGACACCACATGGTGTAAAATTGGCATTTCACATGCCTCATCACTACACATTGTCTTAAGAGAAAATGAATTAAAACAAATAAGATGTTAGTGCTAGAGCCAGGCCTTGAACTTGAGACCACTACATTATCTTGAGATGGTTTTTTTCACTCTACTACCaacatttttatatataataaacggGTAAACATTCTACCAATAttctttagggttttttttaagCAATTCTACCACTTTCCTCCTTGTTTTAATAGGAACTAGATACTTCAGGTCCACTTGGAGGATCAAGATTAAACCTACTTCCTTGTTTATAACACActcacgagtgcggaatccacgtaAGCATGTAAACCAAAGCAAAAAGGAACAAACACAAAGTAACCAAAGATTCACAGGCTTTGATTAAGTGAAGAGAATCAgtacacacatacacacagtgTTTACAACTTTCACAAGGACTCTCTTGACTGAATGGTGAAACAAGTGTGTCCTTATATATGCATCAATACCCAGTAACACTATGAAGAGTGTTGTAGTGTTACTGGGCCAGGAACAATGAAGAGGCCCACGAAGACTAGTAGTCTTCGTGGACAGAGCCAACGAACCATCATGGACACCACGAACAATCAAGGTTCGTGGTGAACGATCTTCATGAATTCATTGTTCGTGAATAGTGTATCCCACGAAGAGTTGGATTCTTCGTGGGGAACCATATAAGGACAAAAAAACTTGCAACAGCATACAGGGAGATCCAAACACAACTAAACAACTACCAGTTGCATACTGCAAACTGTTTTACGTTACGAACAAACGAAACGTCGCGCTAAGtcaagataggaggatatcttgACATGGCCGACTCGACCAAAACTATACACACCATAAACAAAGACTGTACACATTACAACGATGTAAGAACAAGCTACAGACACAAAACTACATCAACAGATACACAAAAGATACATCACTAATACACAACTAAAACAATCAACAAAATTAATTACTGTACAATGCATTGAACAACTAGTCATTTAAAATTTACTCTACGATTgcatcataattactctacaagtcAATCATAGCTACACTACTAGTTCATCATTAATACATATGAGTCAAATTACTCTACAAATTCATCATACAACTAGTCATTCAAAATAAACCTACAAGTGgattataattactctactagttcATTACCAATACACTAATACAAGGTATCAGTCAAAATTACTTTATAATTGTATCAACAACTAGTCATTTAAAAATTTCTCTACAAGTGCATCATTATTACTCTACTAGTTCAACAAAAATCATACCAGAATTAGAGGTTTTTGATGGTCTCTCATTGTTATACTTCATTCTTAGTTCATCGATATCAACAGATTTTGTTGTTGCTTCTAAATTTCtcaaaacaaaatgaaaattaGAAAATAACGCATAATCATTTTCATAAACCATAAATCTCAAATTTATACACTATATAACACATTACGCTACAAACAATTTGAAATTACCTTTGGTAGACATGATATAAGGTTGAATCGCGTGGAAGTTTGGAGAATCGTAGCTTTTTATTGGAGAACTTGAATCATTTTACGGTTGTATTTGATTTAGGGTAGAAAAGTGATGTGACTGAGTGAAGAATAATTGAGACAGTTATTTTATGGGTGGCAGTAATTACAATACTGTCACCGCCCAACTTTTGAAAAATACCCTATTCTTACGTTTTATACGATAAGTGTATTTGTACATGATCTTaactctctctctatatatatacaaaatattTTGTATATCATTATACAACACATTCAAGGTTGGATTAAAAGAATAATGTGGTGAAGATTTCCAAATTGAGATATGCCGTGGATAATTCTATTGCTGAAGCAGCGATAGATCTAAGAATTTTTTCAAAAGTGCCATAATTATTAAAGCAgtaaaaaaaaagacaaaaatgaaCTAATCAAACATGTAAAAtaataatagtttttttttttgttaaatatactaAACAAAAAATgtatttgttttttgttttcaCAAAATATGCAAAATAGCTGAGTTATATAGTTCCAACTTAATGAATTTAGGGTCCAATTATGCTAATttctaaaataaatataaactcTTCACATTTACGTTGGCTTCCTAACTCTTTTTCTTACTTGAAAACTATGAGGTCTATAGATGAATTAGGTTTCTTCAATCTTAATGATTGAACCAAAATACTTTTTTACACTTTATAGGatataaaaataacattttaaagtAGATTTTAGCTGTCATTTTAATAAATAGATTAATGATTTTTATGTTCTTAAACTTTTGAAAGTGGTCAAACCTAATAGGGTATAAGACTTGTGTATATGTTCTCTAAAATTTTAAAgagtaaattaaaaaaattatttattatgTTACACCAGATTGCAACTCTGTACTTTCTCTTTAAAGTTGACGGTAATCATACATAATGTTTGCAAACCCTAACATGTTACATTCTTTAGCACTAACTCGTTGGCTTCCTAACTCTTTTTCTTACTTGAAAACTATGAGGTCTATAGATGAATTAGGTTTCTTCAATCTTAATGATTGAACCAAAATACTTTTTTACACTTTATAGGatataaaaataacattttaaagtAGATTTTAGTTGTCATTTTAATAAATAGATTAATGATTTTTATGTTCTTAAACTTTTGAAAGTGGTCAAACCTAATAGGGTATAAGACTTGTATATATGTTCTCTAAAATTTTAAAgagtaaattaaaaaaattatttattatgTTACACCAGATTGCAACTCTGTACTTTCTCTTTAAAGTTGACGGTAATCATACATAATGTTTGCAAACCCTAACATGTTACATTCTTTAGCACTAACTCAGTTAAGTTTAAGCGTTAAGTTAGGTTATGTGCAAAACATATGAGGACAGGTTGGTCATTTCACTCTTTTATTTTAGACTGACattttaaatgaaaaaaaaatataaatatccAAAAAACCCTTTCACCTTAAACACTTTATCTCTGGATTATCTTtgtctccctctctctctaaaaatAATGTTCTTCTTCTTCAATAATTCATAAAGCACTGTCTCCCATGGCGACCCCACCATCTGAACCAGATCACCGCACCCACCGCCCTCATCATCTAGTCTTCTTCTCCGGCATCACCTCACACCACCTCTAGCGACCAAGAACCCCCCTCGTCCACCCCATTCCCTCTCTTCTTCTTCTATGCTTAAAATCGAAAACATATTTGAACTTCACTCCTTTACTTCCGTCGAAGTATAAACATATCTGAAACAGATCAGATTTTTGACTCGGTTTTATGGTGGTGAATGCGTCGGGTGAGGGGCCTGCTTTGCTCGGAGTTACTGATGGTTGTGGGTGGCCAGTGATACCGATGGTTGAGGTGGGAGTGGTGGTGGCTAAAGGTGGCGGTGGACAGTGGTTGAGGTGGCAGTAAAGGGGTTAGGCTGTGGGTGGCAGGTGATATTGATGGTTGAGGTGGGAGTAGATGGCTAATGGTGGTGGTGGACAACGGTTGAGGTGGTGGCTAAGGGTGGTAGTAGAGGTGAGAGATGATATAAGAGAGAGATATATAGAGAGAAAAAGAGGTAAATGTACGTATCTAAATCcgatattttatttttttataaatacaatatggtattttgttttatttattaaaatgttttttaataaatggacaaaaagactaaaatacccttgggttTCCTAGTTAACACCTACACTTGACTGAATTAAAGCTAAAGGACGTAACGTGTTATGATTTCCGAACATTTAGTATGATTCTCGTCAACTTTAAAGACAAATGACATAATTTACAATCTAGCGTTAACATAAAGGAAGGatcttgtaatttactcaatatTAAAATTGAATAATTGGAAATGATCAAATTATTATAGAATCCTTATTGGAAGAGGATACATTGGAAGTTAAAAGGTGCCTAGGACATAATTTTGGAGGTGCATAAACTAAAATGGATAACTTTCAACTATTTTCTAAATTTCTAAGTCAAATTTCTAAGTCAGGGACCCCAACCATCTTGGGGTCCGCCCTTGCCGCAATTTAGGGATATTTTAGCGCTAAGATGAAACAAGATTACCCATGCATTTATTGACGAGATGAAAGAAGATTAAACTCCATTTTGGGAGGTTTACCTTGTTTATGTTTGGTTCCATGTTGAAGAAGACTCGTTCCTTATCTGGATGCGAACAATGGAAGTGCTTAATTATTTTACCCATAAAAGATATTCTTCTATTTATAATCGAGTTATTCTTCTACAGGAAAAGTCCGGACGCACCAAATTATACAAACCAATATTCGTATCTGCAGACGACATGCCTTAAAACAAAGGTATTATACCTGGTAATTCAAGGGTCATTATTGCATTGTTCTTAGTGTTTTTGGAAACTTTTTCCTACAAGAAAAGTTTGTACGCACCAAGTTATACAAACTAATATTTGCATCTGTGGACGACATGCCACAAAACAAGGTTATTCTTCCTGGCAATCCAAGGGTCATTATTGCATTGTTCTTAGGGTTTCAGGAAACTATTTCCTACGGGAAAGTCTGGACACGCCAAATTATACAAATCAATATTTCCTTCTGCAGACGACATGCCTCAAAACAAGGGTATTCTACATGCTAATTCAAGGGTCATTATTGTATTgttcttggggggggggggggttggaaACTATTTCCTACGTGAAGAGTCCGAGCGCATCAAGTTATACAAACCATTATTCGCATATGTGGACGACATGGCTCAAAACAAGGGTAATCAAACTGGTAATTCAAGGCTCAATATTGTATGCTTGTTAATGAAGAAGTTGGTTATGATAAACCAACTAATAAAGGAAGAGATCCTTAAGAGGCTTGCATGGAATACCAACTCTATATGGTTGATCAATTTTATTGCTACGGTTAATTACCTTGTTTCGAATTGTAACTTTAACTAATGTTCTATTGTTCCAACTATTTTAATGTATATTGTATGTTTTATTATTAAATTTACTATTTTAGACGTTTTCATATAGCTTCAAGGATTCAAACCTAATTAAGTTTTATAAACATGTACTTCGGATGTTATGACTTACATTATTACCTAACTTGAATTCCTTTAGTCTCGTTAGCAAATCTAGTTATACTGAAATATGTTGATAACACTATAATCATCAACATTTTGAATATACAGATATATATAAATAACAACATATGTTGGGAATGGGGCATGAAAAGTGCACTTCAGATAAGGACATACACAAATTATGCCCGAAGACAAAGGAGGGAAATTCACTAGACATGATTAAGAGAGAACCTAACCGGGTAAGAAATGACTGACAAAATCAtgcaagtcaaggaacgactgaaaacagcacgtgatcgataaaagagctatgcagataacagacgcaagccgttggaatttcaggtaggagataaAGTGTTGTTAGAAGTCTctgagtggtaagattcatcaaaaggggaaagctaagtcccaggtatgctagaccttttgagattattagaagaatagggcctgtagcctatcagctacaactgctagaggaaatggcaggaatacatgatgtattccatgtatctaacctcaagaaatgcttagctgatgaataaCTGGTAGTACCTCTaaaagatatagaggtaaatgaacaacctAAGTTTGTAGAgagacctctacagattgaagactgtaaagttaagaacctcaagcataagagattagttctggtcaaagtgaagtgggactataaaagaggaccagagtacacatgggaacttgaataaaaaatgcaaaagaaatatccacacttgttccagtagatctcgaggacgagctctaaaacaaggtggggaggatataacaaccctaaagtaaaccgacaccctcgaaatattttctgacaccctaaaatatattaaaatacccaaatatgtcttaaaatacaccccgtatgtgaaaaccgagcccgaaatgtgatataacattaaaaatgaaataaaaacaaaatttttataTCGCTTGCGGGCCACGTAAGACCACATAAGGGTCTaggcggggcgcgacagcccgTCAACGCGGCAAAACCCTAAGCCGACACGTGTCATCAACGTGTTGAACCTATACTTGTGACTTGGATCAGCTACGCCGTAGACCCCCTACTATGCGGGCCACGTAGCCCTTTTGCtatatcttacgcgggccgcttaAGACCCaaaatcaggccctatataagagggcatcgggccttcagtcaAAACTCGCTCAATTCTTACTTTCTCTCTTGAATTACTATATAGTAGAAGCTatactcgggcataataccccctaaataacgaagttcttctcggttgtaagtattataacccctggatacgtattagatactctgcccgattgatctagggttccataacggctgtcgtggttctacccgacgtagtcattggaataccgtctcggggagggtattactaatgttaaaatgggttattatactaacacgtgtgcatttgtgtaaattatagataaatCTCAGGAAatccttacagaaaacctaagacagcaatgtgagtaatctcccttttgtaaacagtttttacaaaaccttaaccattttacaatgcaatttagtagtgattgagtctttgtaattctacaattactgccggtatgttggggttttgtatataaaatGCGTAACACGTtgccattggacaaagagttagctaatgtgtaatatgacccaccagtcaggattgacagtactgaatgagtaattgggtagatgtaaacattgtaatagctctcaatactgtttaaattaataaaatttccttgattaaactaggattcactcactagtatttcccactgacaaaatgtttttaaaacgcgtttcaggtaacacaatgtgaaagccaactagaagccagctggacagcactgaaggcttggaaaagtggctgatgcgtgttagtgtatatatgtttttagatatatatttaagccctttttacacttttagccaagttttaaatttataaaacacgatatttactaacactaagcacacatatgggcaagtgcacccatcgtggacgtagtatagtgttggtaagataccgaggtcgtccaaggacacaagagcttttaataccggtttatcctcaacgtctaatcaaatcaaaaagttagaaaaatgtt
This genomic interval carries:
- the LOC110902800 gene encoding E3 ubiquitin-protein ligase HAKAI homolog; amino-acid sequence: MLRIRLRNKAAAAESGSGAKPSTGESVTVACPDHLVLAELPVAKSIGSASGVTLVKTVGQKSSRPLGQRVHMCAKCDFPIAIYGRMIPCEHALCLDCARSDSTCFLCEERIQKIQTVKMMEGMFLCAVPLCLKSFLNKDDFKAHVHAYHPDLRNSKPQKDGNEPVAANTKELKSSDSTVQPTIPRPAQDGEDRTQWSLPQPLAPIRPLMQPNPKPNPPIALDRPNLTHMQQPNFEYPVTGLQPSAFVVPNVMGPGSFGQPFYVGQQVPEAGVQQGSLLGYPQLLNFGPNGQVFDPSMTMNQVGFLQGGPPSQGMNANDGRGASILAANQSPAAPLPPPFGDSHVGDTNHHGQAATR